Proteins encoded together in one Triticum dicoccoides isolate Atlit2015 ecotype Zavitan chromosome 7B, WEW_v2.0, whole genome shotgun sequence window:
- the LOC119335463 gene encoding E3 ubiquitin-protein ligase Os06g0535400-like: protein MDLPWLDLPFTFLTLLLATRLAYDYYGAVAATFAGSFALQIFLFYCFARWYRHTMGARAELLPSTSQQHDEGSPPVLTPLLETSSGAGAAAAAGALLANRCLAFVFMVFVPLIIVVFERSQADVVAYALCLANIVVMVVWLSPETPDSMSATKSFLGLSDDEDEESGGGAAGAEDKCCVCLAGMREEQALRDLPRCGHRFHEKCIGKWLKTGHPTCPVCRALVLAPPAVHADPLDDSVSPV from the coding sequence atggATTTACCGTGGCTGGACCTCCCCTTCACCTTCCTCACGCTGCTCCTGGCCACCCGCCTGGCGTACGACTACTacggcgccgtcgccgccaccttCGCCGGCAGCTTCGCCCTCCAGATCTTCCTCTTCTACTGCTTCGCGCGCTGGTACCGCCACACCATGggcgcccgcgccgagctgctccCGTCGACGTCGCAGCAGCACGACGAGGGGTCCCCGCCCGTCCTGACCCCGCTGCTGGAGACGTCGAGCGGAGCTGGCGCCGCCGCGGCCGCGGGGGCCCTGCTGGCCAACCGGTGCCTGGCCTTCGTGTTCATGGTGTTCGTCCcgctcatcatcgtcgtcttcgagCGGAGCCAGGCGGACGTCGTCGCCTACGCGCTCTGCCTCGCCAACATAGTCGTCATGGTCGTCTGGCTCTCGCCGGAGACGCCCGACTCGATGTCGGCCACCAAGTCGTTCCTGGGGCTCAgcgacgacgaggacgaggagagcggcggcggcgccgccggcgCCGAGGACAAGTGCTGCGTCTGCCTCGCCGGCATGCGGGAGGAGCAGGCTCTCCGGGACCTGCCGCGGTGCGGGCACCGGTTCCATGAGAAGTGCATCGGCAAGTGGCTCAAGACCGGGCACCCGACATGCCCCGTGTGCCGGGCGTTGGTCTTGGCGCCGCCGGCCGTGCACGCGGACCCGCTCGACGACTCCGTTAGCCCCGTCTAG
- the LOC119337323 gene encoding E3 ubiquitin-protein ligase ATL9-like, producing the protein MPLKLALTVVAPVGLTCCILKLAGVPWPIIIRIAGVLLAFLFIAALCQRAQARARSQRQLLQDPDAGQSSMAALPREPAVGLGRAALAGLPVYKYEKLRCGGGEGHECAVCLAEIKPKEVVKQLPACTHLFHDRCIDEWLWSHRTCPVCRSPVDASTVPAVEVAARAMQSV; encoded by the coding sequence ATGCCGCTCAAGCTCGCGCTCACCGTCGTTGCTCCGGTGGGCTTGACGTGCTGCATACTGAAACTCGCCGGCGTCCCCTGGCCAATCATCATCCGCATCGCCGGCGTCCTGCTCGCCTTCCTCTTCATCGCGGCGTTGTGCCAGCGCGCGCAGGCCCGCGCTAGGTCGCAACGCCAGCTCCTGCAAGATCCAGATGCGGGTCAGTCGTCCATGGCCGCGCTTCCGCGCGAACCGGCCGTCGGCCTAGGCCGGGCGGCGCTCGCCGGCCTGCCCGTGTACAAGTACGAGAAACTGAGGTGCGGCGGTGGAGAGGGGCACGAGTGCGCGGTGTGCCTCGCCGAGATCAAGCCCAAGGAGGTGGTGAAGCAGCTGCCGGCGTGCACGCACCTCTTCCATGACCGATGCATCGACGAGTGGCTCTGGTCTCACAGGACGTGCCCCGTCTGCCGGTCTCCGGTCGATGCCTCCACCGTGC